The following proteins are encoded in a genomic region of Bacteroidales bacterium:
- a CDS encoding YraN family protein, whose product MKNSRDKKTLGKIGEELAVKFLRNKGLRILNINWTYQHKEIDIVAENNDYLIMVEVKTRNISFVESPEEMIPMRKQKALINAAEAYIMIHDIDKETRFDVIIVVFENKKPTIEHIEDAFQPGII is encoded by the coding sequence ATGAAAAACTCAAGAGATAAAAAAACACTGGGGAAAATCGGGGAAGAACTTGCCGTTAAGTTCTTAAGGAACAAAGGGCTTCGTATATTGAACATTAACTGGACTTATCAGCACAAAGAAATTGATATTGTTGCCGAAAACAACGACTATCTGATTATGGTGGAAGTAAAAACACGAAATATCAGTTTCGTGGAATCACCGGAAGAAATGATCCCCATGAGAAAACAAAAAGCACTTATTAATGCAGCAGAAGCCTATATCATGATCCACGATATAGACAAAGAAACCCGTTTTGATGTCATCATTGTAGTATTTGAAAATAAGAAACCCACCATCGAACATATTGAAGATGCTTTTCAACCGGGTATCATTTGA